The following coding sequences lie in one Micromonospora sp. R77 genomic window:
- the kdpF gene encoding K(+)-transporting ATPase subunit F: MSAVGLVLASGLGVFLVVALLFPERF; this comes from the coding sequence GTGAGCGCCGTCGGCCTGGTGCTGGCGAGCGGCCTGGGCGTGTTCCTGGTGGTCGCCCTGCTGTTCCCGGAGCGTTTCTGA
- the kdpA gene encoding potassium-transporting ATPase subunit KdpA, translating to MTTTTAGVLFVLSLVVALVAVHRPFGDHLYRVVSGTRSWRVERGIYRLVGVNPTVEQSWGVYARSVLAFSAVSVLFLYAFQRLQNHLWLSLGFDPVVPHGAWNTAVSFVTNTNWQWYSGESTMGHLVQMAGLAVQNFVSAAVGIAVAVALVRGFARSRTGELGNFWVDLVRIVLRILLPVAVLGALALMLGGVVQNLSAGTDVTTLTGGTQHLTGGPVAGQEVIKELGTNGGGFYNANSAHPFENPTAWTNWLEIFLILVIPFSLPRVFGRMVGQNRQGYAIAAVMAILALASITLTTVFELAGHGTVPQTVGAALEGKEVRFDVSNSATFAAATTLTSTGAVNSFHDSYTALGGGMLLGNMMLGEVAPGGVGSGLYGLLILAVITVFVAGLMVGRTPEYVGKKISSREIRIASLYFLVTPALVLAGTAAAFATGNNATALNVGPHGLSEVLYAFTSASNNNGSAFAGITVNTPWWNTALGLCMLLGRFLPIILVLALAGSLARQPPTPASEGTLPTHKPLFVGMVVGVTVILVALTFLPALALGPLAEGL from the coding sequence ATGACCACGACAACGGCCGGGGTGCTCTTCGTGCTGTCGCTGGTGGTGGCGCTGGTCGCCGTCCACCGGCCGTTCGGCGACCACCTGTACCGGGTGGTCTCCGGCACCCGGTCCTGGCGGGTGGAGCGGGGGATCTACCGCCTGGTCGGCGTCAACCCGACCGTCGAGCAGTCCTGGGGTGTGTACGCCCGCAGTGTGCTGGCCTTCTCCGCCGTCTCCGTGTTGTTCCTGTACGCGTTCCAGCGGTTGCAGAACCACCTGTGGCTGTCGCTCGGCTTCGACCCGGTGGTGCCGCACGGCGCCTGGAACACCGCGGTGTCGTTCGTGACGAACACGAACTGGCAGTGGTACTCGGGCGAGTCGACGATGGGTCACCTGGTGCAGATGGCCGGCCTGGCGGTGCAGAACTTCGTCTCCGCCGCCGTCGGCATCGCCGTGGCCGTCGCCCTGGTCCGCGGGTTCGCCCGCAGCCGCACCGGCGAGCTGGGCAACTTCTGGGTCGACCTGGTCCGGATCGTGCTGCGGATCCTGCTGCCGGTCGCGGTGCTCGGCGCGCTCGCCCTCATGCTCGGCGGCGTCGTGCAGAACCTCTCCGCCGGCACCGACGTGACCACCCTGACGGGCGGCACCCAGCACCTCACCGGCGGCCCGGTGGCCGGCCAGGAGGTGATCAAGGAGTTGGGTACCAACGGCGGCGGCTTCTACAACGCCAACAGTGCCCACCCGTTCGAGAATCCGACGGCCTGGACGAACTGGTTGGAGATCTTCCTGATCCTGGTGATCCCGTTCAGCCTGCCCCGAGTCTTCGGGCGGATGGTGGGGCAGAACCGGCAGGGCTACGCCATCGCCGCGGTGATGGCCATCCTCGCCCTGGCCAGCATCACCCTGACCACCGTCTTCGAGCTGGCCGGCCACGGCACGGTCCCGCAGACGGTCGGCGCCGCCCTGGAGGGCAAGGAGGTGCGCTTCGACGTGTCGAACTCGGCCACCTTCGCCGCCGCCACCACGCTCACCTCCACGGGGGCGGTCAACTCGTTCCACGACTCCTACACCGCGCTCGGCGGCGGGATGCTGCTGGGCAACATGATGCTCGGCGAGGTCGCTCCGGGCGGTGTCGGCTCCGGCCTCTACGGGCTGCTGATCCTGGCGGTTATCACGGTGTTCGTCGCCGGCCTGATGGTCGGGCGCACACCCGAGTACGTGGGCAAGAAGATCAGCTCGCGGGAGATCAGGATCGCGTCGCTGTACTTCCTGGTCACCCCGGCGCTGGTGCTCGCCGGCACGGCCGCGGCCTTCGCCACCGGCAACAACGCGACCGCGCTGAACGTCGGCCCGCACGGCCTGTCCGAGGTGCTGTACGCGTTCACCTCGGCGAGCAACAACAACGGCTCCGCGTTCGCCGGCATCACCGTCAACACGCCCTGGTGGAACACCGCACTGGGGCTCTGCATGCTGCTCGGCCGGTTCCTGCCGATCATCCTCGTCCTCGCGCTGGCCGGCTCACTCGCCCGCCAGCCACCCACCCCCGCCTCCGAGGGCACCCTGCCCACCCACAAGCCGCTCTTCGTCGGCATGGTCGTCGGCGTCACGGTGATCCTCGTCGCGCTCACCTTCCTGCCCGCCCTCGCGCTCGGCCCCCTCGCTGAGGGGCTGTGA
- the kdpB gene encoding potassium-transporting ATPase subunit KdpB — translation MTTSTPAPHGTADAPTPGTPAAHGNRGGGLLDPQQLARSLPDALRKLDPRTLWRNPVMLIVEIGAAYTTVLAVADPSVFAIAIVVWLWLTVVFANLAEAVAEGRGKAQAAALRRAKTDTVATRALDWTAGAAPDAYRTESVPAPQLKQGDIVVVQAGEIIPGDGDVVEGIASVDESAITGESAPVIRESGGDRSAVTGGTKVLSDRIVVQITQKPGESFIDRMINLVEGANRQKTPNEIALNILLAALTIIFLLAVVTLQPLAIFSKNFQAAAPDTAAVTDGGITGIVLVSLLVCLIPTTIGALLSAIGIAGMDRLVQRNVLATSGRAVEAAGDVNTLLLDKTGTITLGNRQAAEFVPVAGTDAAAVADAAQLSSLADETPEGRSIVVLAKNEFGLREREPGLIPHATFVPFTAQTRMSGVDLTAGDRPARRIRKGAAAAVAKWVRDNGGHPTEQVGQIVDEISGIGGTPLVVAEQVDGVPARTLGVIHLKDVVKAGMRERFDEMRAMGIRTVMITGDNPRTAKAIADEAGVDDFLAEATPEDKLALIRKEQEGGRLVAMTGDGTNDAPALAQADVGVAMNTGTSAAKEAGNMVDLDSDPTKLIEIVEIGKQLLITRGALTTFSISNDIAKYFAIIPAIFAGIYPSLETLNVMRLASPASAILAAVIFNALVIIALIPLALRGVRYRPAAASKLLSRNLLVYGLGGIIVPFAGIKLIDLLIQLIPGIS, via the coding sequence ATGACCACCTCCACGCCGGCACCGCACGGTACGGCGGACGCCCCCACCCCGGGCACACCCGCCGCCCACGGCAACCGCGGCGGCGGGCTGCTCGACCCGCAGCAGCTCGCCCGGTCGCTGCCGGACGCGCTGCGCAAGCTCGACCCGCGCACCCTGTGGCGCAACCCGGTCATGCTGATCGTCGAGATCGGCGCCGCCTACACCACCGTCCTCGCAGTGGCCGACCCGTCGGTCTTCGCGATCGCCATCGTGGTCTGGCTCTGGCTGACCGTGGTCTTCGCCAACCTCGCCGAGGCCGTCGCCGAGGGCCGGGGCAAGGCGCAGGCCGCCGCCTTGCGCCGGGCGAAGACCGACACCGTCGCCACCCGCGCCCTCGACTGGACCGCGGGCGCCGCCCCCGACGCCTACCGCACCGAGTCGGTGCCGGCCCCGCAGCTCAAGCAGGGCGACATCGTCGTGGTGCAGGCCGGGGAGATCATCCCCGGCGACGGGGACGTGGTCGAGGGCATCGCCAGCGTCGACGAATCCGCGATCACCGGCGAGTCCGCACCGGTCATCCGGGAGTCCGGCGGCGACCGCAGCGCGGTCACCGGCGGCACCAAGGTCCTCTCCGACCGGATCGTCGTGCAGATCACGCAGAAGCCGGGCGAGAGCTTCATCGACCGGATGATCAACCTGGTCGAGGGCGCCAACCGGCAGAAGACCCCGAACGAGATCGCGCTGAACATCCTGCTCGCCGCGCTCACGATCATCTTCCTGCTGGCCGTGGTCACCCTCCAACCACTGGCCATCTTCTCCAAGAACTTCCAGGCCGCCGCGCCGGACACCGCGGCCGTCACCGACGGCGGCATCACCGGCATCGTGCTGGTCTCGCTGCTGGTCTGCCTGATCCCCACCACCATCGGGGCGCTGCTGTCGGCGATCGGCATCGCCGGCATGGACCGCCTGGTGCAGCGCAACGTCCTCGCCACCAGCGGCCGCGCCGTCGAGGCCGCGGGCGACGTCAACACCCTGCTGCTGGACAAGACCGGCACCATCACCCTCGGCAACCGGCAGGCCGCCGAGTTCGTCCCCGTCGCGGGCACGGACGCGGCGGCGGTGGCGGACGCGGCGCAGCTGTCCAGCCTCGCCGACGAGACCCCCGAGGGCCGCTCCATCGTCGTGCTGGCGAAGAACGAGTTCGGCCTGCGCGAACGCGAGCCGGGTCTCATCCCGCACGCCACCTTCGTACCCTTCACCGCCCAGACCCGGATGAGCGGCGTCGACCTCACCGCGGGCGACAGACCGGCGCGGCGGATCCGCAAGGGCGCCGCCGCCGCGGTGGCGAAGTGGGTACGCGACAACGGCGGCCACCCCACCGAGCAGGTCGGCCAGATCGTCGACGAGATCAGCGGCATCGGCGGCACACCCCTGGTGGTGGCCGAGCAAGTCGACGGAGTACCGGCCCGCACCCTCGGTGTCATCCACCTCAAGGATGTCGTCAAGGCCGGTATGCGGGAGCGCTTCGACGAGATGCGCGCGATGGGCATCCGCACCGTGATGATCACCGGCGACAACCCCCGCACCGCGAAGGCCATCGCCGACGAGGCCGGCGTGGACGACTTCCTCGCCGAGGCCACCCCGGAGGACAAACTCGCCCTCATCCGCAAGGAGCAGGAAGGCGGCCGGCTCGTCGCGATGACCGGCGACGGCACCAACGACGCCCCCGCCCTCGCCCAGGCCGACGTCGGCGTGGCGATGAACACCGGCACGTCGGCGGCGAAGGAGGCCGGCAACATGGTCGACCTCGACTCCGACCCCACGAAACTCATCGAGATCGTGGAGATCGGCAAGCAACTGCTGATCACCCGCGGCGCGCTCACCACCTTCTCGATCTCCAACGACATCGCGAAGTACTTCGCGATCATCCCGGCCATCTTCGCCGGCATCTACCCGAGCCTGGAGACGCTCAACGTGATGCGGCTGGCCAGCCCGGCGTCGGCCATCCTCGCCGCGGTCATCTTCAACGCGCTGGTGATCATCGCGCTGATCCCGCTCGCCCTGCGGGGGGTGCGTTACCGGCCGGCGGCCGCGTCGAAGCTGCTCAGTCGCAACCTGCTGGTCTACGGACTGGGCGGCATCATCGTGCCGTTCGCCGGCATCAAGCTCATCGACCTGCTCATCCAGCTCATCCCCGGGATCTCGTGA
- a CDS encoding potassium-transporting ATPase subunit C gives MRLPTWLAQHLAALRALLVLTVLLGLAYPLALVAVGRLPGLAERTDGSLVTAHGHPVGSALIGQSFTDAAGNPVPRYFQSRPSAAGDGYDPTATAASNLGPEDIVDTLATDPEGSRRSLLTQVCARSRAIGEFEGVDGARPYCTADGVGAVLAVFRRDGLTGPATRVVSVNQAAPATPFLSDYEGVPVEPATPGEDYRATGATIVAIRGAAPADPAVPADAVTASGSGLDPHISPAYAKIQVARVARERGADPAAVQRLVEEHTSGRTLGFLGAPAVNVLELNLALDETLPAP, from the coding sequence ATGCGCCTACCCACCTGGCTCGCCCAGCACCTCGCCGCCCTGCGCGCCCTGCTGGTCCTCACCGTCCTGCTCGGCCTCGCGTACCCGCTCGCTCTGGTCGCGGTCGGCCGGCTCCCCGGCCTCGCCGAGCGCACCGACGGGTCGCTGGTGACCGCGCACGGGCACCCGGTCGGCAGCGCCCTGATCGGGCAGTCGTTCACCGACGCGGCCGGCAACCCCGTCCCGCGCTATTTCCAGTCCCGCCCCTCCGCCGCCGGCGACGGCTACGACCCGACCGCCACCGCAGCCAGCAACCTCGGCCCGGAGGACATCGTCGACACCCTCGCCACCGACCCCGAGGGTTCCCGGCGGAGCCTGCTCACCCAGGTCTGCGCGCGCAGCAGAGCCATCGGGGAGTTCGAGGGCGTCGACGGCGCCCGCCCCTACTGCACGGCGGACGGAGTAGGGGCCGTCCTGGCGGTCTTCCGCCGCGACGGCCTGACCGGCCCCGCCACCCGGGTGGTCAGCGTCAACCAGGCCGCACCCGCCACCCCCTTCCTCAGCGACTACGAGGGCGTACCCGTGGAGCCGGCCACGCCCGGCGAGGACTACCGGGCGACCGGGGCCACCATCGTCGCGATCCGCGGGGCCGCGCCCGCCGACCCCGCGGTGCCGGCCGACGCGGTCACCGCCAGCGGCAGCGGCCTCGACCCGCACATTTCCCCGGCGTACGCGAAAATCCAGGTCGCGCGGGTGGCGCGCGAGCGCGGCGCGGACCCGGCCGCGGTCCAGCGTCTCGTCGAGGAGCACACCAGCGGCCGGACGCTCGGTTTCCTGGGCGCACCCGCGGTGAACGTGCTGGAACTCAACCTCGCGCTCGACGAGACGCTCCCGGCACCCTGA
- a CDS encoding DUF4118 domain-containing protein gives MPRGELRIHLGAAPGVGKTYAMLEEARRRAERGTDVVIALVETHGRPHTAAMIGDLETLPRRVITHRGADFTEMDLDAVLARRPEVAVVDELAHTNVPGSRHEKRWQDVQDLLDAGITVLTTVNIQHLESLNDVVAQITGTTQRETVPDAVVRAAEQVELVDMTPEALRRRMAHGNIYRPDKIDAALGNYFRVGNLTALRELALLWLADKVDAQLDAYRAQQGISATWEARERVVVALTGGPEGETLIRRAARIAARGRGADLLAVHVARSDGLAGADPARLARQRVLVESLGGTYHQVLGTDIPAALLAFARGVNATQLVLGASRRGRFAQLFARGVGVTTTALSGPIDVHLVTHPQAGRGRAGGVPAALSRRRRLLGFGLASLGMPLLTWLLRALPDLTLTNDILLFLAGVVGVALVGGLWPALVAALGGSLLLNWFFTPPYHTLTIAEADNLLALGVFVGVAVAVSWVVDVAARRTREAARASADAQTLATVAGGVLRGERALPALLDRLRETFGLRAVSVLELTAEAEGRPARAREESAWQVAASVGEAPPGSPSAGETAVPVDDRLTVVLAGRRLEAADRRVVEAFAAQAAVALRQERLAEEAATARPLAEADRMRTALLAAVSHDLRTPLASAKAAVSSLRSHDVEFDADDREELLATADESLDRLGRLVANLLDMSRLQAGALGVTRTAIGLEDAVPRALDELGPDAADVATDIQADLPAALADPGLLERVLVNIVANALRHSPPGQPPRVTASAHAGQVELRVIDTGPGIPADQWEHVFLPFQRLGDRDNTTGVGLGLALSRGLIEAMGGSITPETTPGGGLTMVLRLPAAAPTSAEGPQE, from the coding sequence GTGCCGCGAGGGGAACTACGCATCCATCTCGGCGCCGCACCCGGCGTCGGCAAGACCTACGCCATGCTCGAAGAGGCGCGGCGCCGCGCCGAACGCGGCACCGACGTGGTCATCGCGCTCGTCGAGACGCACGGCCGGCCGCACACCGCCGCCATGATCGGCGACCTGGAGACCCTGCCCCGCCGCGTCATCACCCACCGCGGCGCCGACTTCACCGAGATGGACCTCGACGCGGTGCTCGCCCGCCGTCCGGAGGTGGCCGTGGTCGACGAACTCGCCCACACCAACGTCCCCGGCTCCCGCCACGAGAAGCGCTGGCAGGACGTCCAGGACCTCCTCGACGCCGGTATCACCGTGCTCACCACCGTCAACATCCAACACCTGGAATCGCTCAACGACGTCGTCGCCCAGATCACCGGCACCACCCAACGCGAGACCGTCCCCGACGCCGTCGTCCGCGCCGCCGAACAGGTGGAGCTGGTCGACATGACCCCGGAGGCCCTGCGCCGTCGGATGGCGCACGGCAACATCTACCGGCCCGACAAGATCGACGCCGCGCTCGGCAACTACTTCCGCGTCGGCAACCTCACCGCGCTGCGCGAGCTGGCCCTGCTCTGGCTCGCCGACAAGGTGGACGCGCAACTCGACGCCTACCGCGCCCAACAGGGCATCTCCGCCACCTGGGAGGCCCGCGAACGGGTCGTCGTCGCGCTCACCGGCGGACCCGAGGGCGAGACACTCATCCGCCGCGCCGCCCGGATCGCCGCCCGCGGCAGGGGCGCCGACCTGCTCGCCGTACACGTCGCCCGCAGCGACGGCCTCGCCGGCGCCGACCCCGCCCGACTCGCCCGCCAGCGGGTCCTGGTGGAGAGCCTCGGCGGCACCTACCACCAGGTCCTCGGCACCGACATCCCGGCCGCGTTGCTGGCATTCGCCCGCGGCGTGAACGCCACCCAACTGGTGCTCGGCGCCAGCCGGCGGGGTCGCTTCGCCCAGCTGTTCGCCCGCGGGGTCGGGGTCACCACCACCGCGCTGTCCGGGCCGATCGACGTCCACCTCGTCACCCATCCGCAGGCCGGCCGTGGCCGCGCCGGCGGGGTCCCGGCGGCGCTGTCGCGCCGCCGCCGGCTGCTGGGGTTCGGCCTCGCGTCGCTGGGCATGCCGCTGCTCACGTGGCTGCTGAGGGCGCTGCCCGACCTGACGCTGACCAACGACATCCTGCTCTTCCTCGCCGGCGTCGTCGGCGTGGCGCTGGTCGGCGGGCTGTGGCCGGCGCTGGTCGCCGCGCTCGGCGGCTCGCTGCTGCTCAACTGGTTCTTCACCCCGCCCTACCACACCCTGACCATCGCCGAGGCGGACAACCTGCTGGCCCTCGGCGTCTTCGTCGGCGTCGCCGTCGCGGTCAGCTGGGTCGTCGACGTCGCCGCCCGGCGTACCCGGGAGGCGGCGCGGGCGTCCGCCGACGCGCAGACGCTGGCCACCGTCGCCGGCGGCGTGCTGCGCGGTGAGCGTGCGCTCCCCGCGCTGCTGGACCGGCTGCGGGAGACGTTCGGCCTGCGCGCGGTCAGCGTGCTCGAGCTGACCGCCGAGGCCGAAGGCCGACCCGCCCGCGCCCGGGAGGAGAGCGCCTGGCAGGTCGCGGCCAGCGTCGGAGAGGCGCCTCCCGGCAGTCCCAGCGCCGGGGAGACCGCCGTACCCGTGGACGACCGGCTCACCGTCGTGCTGGCCGGCCGGCGACTGGAAGCCGCCGACCGGCGGGTGGTCGAGGCCTTCGCCGCGCAGGCCGCCGTCGCGCTGCGCCAGGAACGCCTCGCCGAGGAGGCCGCCACCGCCCGGCCGCTGGCCGAGGCCGACCGGATGCGTACCGCGCTGCTCGCCGCCGTCAGCCACGACCTGCGTACGCCGCTCGCCTCCGCCAAGGCCGCCGTGTCCAGCCTGCGCAGCCACGACGTCGAGTTCGACGCCGACGACCGCGAGGAACTGCTCGCCACGGCCGACGAGTCGCTGGACCGCCTCGGCCGCCTGGTGGCGAACCTGCTGGACATGAGCCGGCTCCAAGCCGGCGCGCTGGGGGTGACCCGGACCGCGATCGGGCTGGAGGACGCCGTACCCCGAGCCCTGGACGAGCTGGGCCCCGACGCGGCGGACGTGGCCACGGACATCCAGGCTGACCTGCCGGCGGCGCTGGCCGACCCAGGGCTGCTGGAACGGGTCCTGGTCAACATCGTCGCCAACGCGCTGCGACACAGCCCACCCGGCCAGCCACCGCGCGTCACCGCCAGCGCCCACGCCGGGCAGGTCGAGCTGCGGGTCATCGACACCGGTCCCGGCATCCCCGCCGATCAGTGGGAACACGTCTTCCTGCCGTTCCAGCGCCTCGGCGACCGGGACAACACCACCGGCGTGGGGCTCGGTCTCGCCCTGTCCCGCGGCCTCATCGAGGCGATGGGTGGCAGCATCACCCCCGAGACCACCCCCGGCGGCGGCCTGACCATGGTGCTACGCCTACCCGCCGCCGCACCGACCAGCGCGGAAGGGCCGCAGGAATGA
- a CDS encoding response regulator, which produces MIRILVVDDEPQILRALRINLRARGYDVQVADTGTAALKTAASHPPDLVVLDLGLPDIDGVDVIRGLRGWTTVPIIVLSGRAGSEDKVAALDAGADDYVTKPFGVDELLARIRAVTRRLAATPADGAASGATAAPRVGRHTVNLVDRTVTRDDGVEVRLTPTQWAMLEKLLRHPGKLVSQRQLLHDVWGPEYQHETNYLRQYMAQLRRKLEDDPARPRHLITEPGMGYRYRP; this is translated from the coding sequence ATGATCCGCATCCTCGTCGTCGACGACGAACCGCAGATCCTGCGCGCCCTGCGGATCAACCTGCGTGCCCGCGGCTACGACGTCCAGGTCGCCGACACCGGCACCGCCGCCCTCAAGACCGCGGCCAGCCACCCACCGGACCTGGTGGTACTCGACCTGGGCCTGCCCGACATCGACGGCGTCGACGTCATCCGCGGACTGCGCGGGTGGACCACCGTGCCGATCATCGTGCTCTCCGGCCGGGCCGGCAGCGAGGACAAGGTCGCCGCCCTCGACGCCGGCGCCGACGACTACGTCACCAAACCGTTCGGCGTCGACGAACTCCTCGCCCGCATCCGCGCGGTCACCCGCCGCCTCGCCGCCACACCGGCCGACGGCGCCGCGTCCGGCGCGACGGCCGCGCCCCGCGTCGGCCGGCACACCGTCAACCTCGTCGACCGCACCGTCACCCGCGACGACGGCGTCGAGGTGCGGCTCACCCCCACCCAGTGGGCCATGCTGGAGAAACTGCTGCGCCACCCCGGCAAGCTGGTCAGCCAACGGCAGCTCCTGCACGACGTCTGGGGGCCGGAATACCAGCACGAGACCAACTACCTGCGCCAGTACATGGCCCAGCTGCGCCGCAAGCTCGAAGACGACCCCGCCCGCCCCCGGCACCTCATCACCGAGCCCGGAATGGGCTACCGTTACCGGCCCTGA
- a CDS encoding cupin domain-containing protein gives MTPIQRCPSVTGRNTARRGGPDGGGPPPHRHDFEEMFTILEGEIEFTFRGERHTVRAGSTVNIPANAPHNFRNVSGAPARMLCMCTPAGQDEYFLRIGDVLAGRDAPPPQLSPKEVAERRRRAAELASTYRSEFL, from the coding sequence ATGACCCCGATACAGAGATGCCCTTCAGTCACCGGACGAAACACCGCCCGTCGTGGTGGTCCGGACGGCGGCGGCCCGCCGCCGCACCGGCACGACTTCGAGGAGATGTTCACGATCCTCGAGGGCGAGATCGAGTTCACCTTCCGCGGCGAGCGGCACACCGTACGGGCCGGGTCCACCGTCAACATCCCGGCGAACGCGCCGCACAACTTCCGCAACGTCTCCGGCGCGCCGGCCCGGATGCTCTGCATGTGCACCCCTGCCGGGCAGGACGAGTACTTCCTGCGTATCGGCGACGTCCTCGCGGGCCGGGACGCGCCGCCGCCGCAGCTGTCGCCGAAGGAAGTCGCGGAACGCCGCCGCCGCGCGGCGGAGCTGGCCTCGACCTACCGCAGCGAGTTCCTGTAG
- a CDS encoding acyl-CoA desaturase, which yields MSVELSAGRASTPRPAPKPLIEGTQSAGSLMMLWIFLVLPVAALIAAVPLAWGRGLSGLDATMAVVGYVIAMAGATVGFHRHLTHRSFKARRGLHIALAVAGSLAVQGSPTKWVADHRRHHAFTDREGDPHSPWRYGTGVAALAKGLLHSHLGWLLNREITNKARFAPDLLANRDIRVVDRLFGPLVAASLLLPAVIGGLASGSWAGALTGFFWAGLVRIAVVHHVTWSVNSICHVVGQRPFASKDKATNFWPLALLSFGESWHNSHHADPTAARHGVLRGQIDPAARLIWLFEKLGWARDVRWPDPARLAARRTNP from the coding sequence ATGAGCGTAGAACTGTCCGCCGGCCGCGCGAGTACGCCCCGTCCGGCGCCGAAGCCGCTGATCGAGGGCACCCAGTCGGCCGGCTCCCTGATGATGTTGTGGATCTTCCTGGTGCTGCCGGTTGCGGCGCTGATCGCGGCGGTGCCGCTGGCCTGGGGCCGGGGTCTGTCCGGGCTGGACGCCACGATGGCCGTCGTGGGCTACGTGATCGCGATGGCCGGCGCGACTGTCGGGTTCCACCGGCATCTCACCCACCGATCGTTCAAGGCCCGCCGCGGCCTGCACATCGCGCTGGCGGTGGCCGGCAGTCTCGCCGTGCAGGGAAGCCCCACCAAGTGGGTGGCCGACCATCGCCGCCATCACGCGTTCACCGACCGGGAGGGCGATCCGCACTCGCCGTGGCGCTACGGCACCGGCGTGGCGGCGCTGGCCAAGGGACTGCTCCACTCCCACCTGGGATGGCTGCTGAATCGGGAGATCACCAACAAGGCCCGCTTCGCCCCTGACCTGCTCGCCAACCGCGACATCAGGGTCGTGGACCGACTGTTCGGACCGTTGGTGGCCGCGTCGCTGCTGCTCCCGGCGGTGATCGGTGGTCTGGCCAGTGGCTCGTGGGCCGGGGCGTTGACCGGATTCTTCTGGGCCGGGTTGGTCCGTATAGCGGTGGTGCACCATGTCACCTGGTCGGTGAACTCGATCTGTCACGTCGTGGGTCAGCGGCCGTTCGCCAGCAAGGACAAGGCCACGAACTTCTGGCCGTTGGCGCTCCTGTCATTCGGGGAGAGCTGGCACAACTCCCACCACGCCGACCCCACCGCTGCCCGCCACGGTGTGCTGCGCGGGCAGATCGATCCCGCCGCCCGGCTGATCTGGCTCTTCGAGAAGCTCGGCTGGGCCCGCGACGTCCGCTGGCCCGACCCGGCACGCCTGGCCGCCCGCCGCACCAACCCATGA
- a CDS encoding GAF and ANTAR domain-containing protein, translating into MTIVSAERMATIFVEVADTLVDDFDLMDFLHMLTDRAADLVSAAAVGLVLAGRDGRLEFMAGSNENVKLVELFQLQTHEGPCQEAFRTGVPVINVDLAKASDRWPRFAPRATAAGFQSVHAFPLRLRTQVIGALNVFGDTKGGDFAGTDVPVMQALADVAAIGLLQERAIRRGELLTEQLQGALNSRIVIEQAKGAVAQATGLGVDEAFAAIRGYARRHNRKLTEVAHGVLSDPAMLAHILDA; encoded by the coding sequence ATGACCATCGTCTCAGCCGAACGGATGGCGACGATCTTCGTCGAGGTGGCCGACACCCTGGTGGACGACTTCGACCTGATGGACTTCCTGCACATGCTCACCGATCGCGCGGCCGACCTGGTCAGCGCGGCGGCTGTGGGGCTCGTCCTCGCCGGCCGGGACGGCCGGCTCGAGTTCATGGCCGGCTCGAACGAGAACGTCAAACTTGTGGAGCTGTTCCAGCTGCAGACCCACGAGGGTCCCTGCCAGGAAGCCTTCCGGACCGGTGTCCCCGTCATCAACGTCGATCTGGCGAAGGCGAGCGACCGGTGGCCCCGGTTCGCGCCCCGGGCCACCGCGGCGGGTTTCCAATCGGTGCACGCGTTCCCGCTGCGGCTGCGCACGCAGGTGATCGGGGCCTTGAACGTCTTCGGTGACACCAAGGGCGGCGACTTCGCGGGCACCGATGTGCCGGTCATGCAGGCCCTGGCGGACGTCGCCGCGATCGGACTGCTGCAGGAGCGCGCCATCCGCCGGGGCGAACTCCTCACCGAGCAGCTGCAGGGTGCGTTGAACAGCCGCATCGTCATCGAGCAGGCCAAGGGCGCGGTCGCGCAGGCGACCGGCCTCGGTGTCGACGAGGCGTTCGCTGCCATCCGCGGCTACGCCCGCCGCCACAACCGCAAACTGACCGAGGTGGCCCACGGCGTCCTCAGCGACCCCGCGATGCTCGCCCACATCCTCGACGCGTAG